One Ranitomeya imitator isolate aRanImi1 chromosome 4, aRanImi1.pri, whole genome shotgun sequence genomic window, gaaggaacaggtagggacctgttcacacaggaggagaaggcagagccaaggatggagccgcaagaggcggagccaagggcggagatgctggaggcggagccaagagcggagacgctggaggcggagccaagagcggagacgctggaggcggagccaagagcggagacgctggaggcggagccaagagcggagacgctggaggcggagccaagagcggagacgctggaggcggagccaagagcagagacggagccaagtgcagaaacacaggaggcggagccagatagtactgcaaagagcggagccagatagaaccgcaaagagcggagccacagagcaaagccagagagtgtgaagcaaggtctgagtgcagagccgcaagagtgcggagtgtaagcagacagaaaacacaaggaaagaaagcagggaaggaagccacggacaaggagaccgagaaaagacaaagtacagacaaggcaatagaacaagacacagggacaaagacacagggaccaggatattctgcctcctggagggcggactacaagaacaaggcaaaagcacagagaaaagctcagagggagtaactcagagcaaggccaggcaaactcagcagctaaacactaactgagctaacacattgcacaggcccagaccacagggtggagctgtactatatacaggaggcctcttggtaattggtcaggaactgattggacagatgcacctgattcctataagagccagagagttcaggcgccagcCCCCTATACACATGGCCATGAGGCATGTACAGAGCAGAGACCCAGAACATGGAGCtgacattaaagagaaagcacatcatggcctggagcagtgggtaagattgtgtgagagatgtgaggccatgctgtgatgccagcagagttgttacaccgtgTCTGAAAGTCCTCTAGCTCTCAGCACCTGGACCTCAGTAACCAGGTGGCTAGATTCAATTTTTGTGGTTCGGGATGAAGAAGGGGTCCTTGAACGAGAAGATTGGCCTCCTCTGGTAGGTGAACTGGGCCGTCTATATGCAGCTCTACAATGAGGTTGAACCAACTCCTTTTTGGCCACACTTTAACCACCGAGATGGTTGGGACCCGATCTTCCCGCATCTTTTGAGTCTTTGCCAACATCAGGATTGGTGGAAAGGCGCAGGCCAACCGAAAGCTCTATTTTTGAGCAAAGGCATCCACTGCCCTGGCGTTGTCCCTGGGATTCAGGGAGAAAAAGGACTCAACCTGGGTGTTTTGACCTGAAGCAAGTAGGTCGATTTCGAGTAGGTCCCATCTGTTTACCAACATCCTGAAGACTTTCTTGTTCAGGCTCCATTCCCCTGGTTGTATGTCCTGATGGCTCAGGAAATCCACCTGGCGATTGGAGGTTCCCTTCAGATGAACTGCTGTCAGGGACAGAAGGTGTTTTTTGGCCCAGCAAAATATACGACCCGAAATGCCCTTTAAGCTGTTGAACCTTGAGCTCCCCTGATGTTTGAGGTGGGCTACTATAGTCATGTTGTCTGAATAAATTCTGACATGACATCTGGATACTAGGTCGGTTGCGGCCAGGAGAACTTCCTCCACCGCTTTCAGTTCCCGAAGTTGGAGGATTTGCTGCTTGTTCTCTGATCCCAGAGTCTCTGAAAAGGAGCACGAGACACTATGGCACCCCAGCCTTGTTTGCTGACAGCGGATGTCACAGTAACTAGGGGGGATTGTGACCAATTTACCCCTCTGCAGAGGTTTCTGGGGCGCAACCACCATGCTAGAGAGGCTCTTACATGTCCTGGAGTCTGTACTCTTGTTCAGAGAGCTGGGACTCCCATTCCACGTCCTGAGGATGTGGGCTTGGAGAACTCTGGAGTGGGCCTGTGCCCAGGACACAGActgaatgcaggctgtcatggagcctagtaCTGACATGGCTTCCAGAAAAGTAGGGAATCTTTGTTTCCTGAAAATTGTGACTTTGGTCATCAAAATCCGGCGATGGCCTTCCAGAAGAAATGACATCTGCTTCCCAGAATCTAACAGAACCCCCAGAAACGTCCTTATTTTGGAGGGCTGAAGCTGGGATTTTTCCAGATTGGGCAGCCATCCCAGAGATCGCAGGATGTCGAGAGTTTTTGATACGTGAATACTGAGAATCTGAGCAGAGGAACCTACAACTAGCAAATCGTCAAGATAAAGAACTATGCAGACTCCTTGTTTCTGGATATAAGAAACTGCCTCTGCCATTATTTTGGAAAAAACTCAGCGCCGAAGAGATGCCAAAGGGGAGCACGTTAAACTGGAAGTGCTTCACCTGCTGATTTTGCTGTACCGCAAACCTCAGGTACTTCCTGTGTTGTGGATTGTTGAAAATGGAAGTAGGCATCCTTGAGATCTATGGTCACCATGAAGAAGTCTGGGCCTATCAGGGGAATGGCCTAttttactgattccatcttgaatctgaGATAAAATATGTGTTGGTTGAGATTTTTTAGGTTTATAATTATGCGCGCCTGCCCTGAAGGTTTCTTTACTAAGAAAAGATGGGAATAGTGGCCTATTCCCCATTGCTCTGGAGGTACTGGGGACATAATGTTTGACCTTAGGAGATCCTGAAGGTCTGACATTAGAATTAGTTGGGCTCCCACAGATGGAAGGGAGGTGATCCTCAGATCTCAGAGGAAGAGAGGAACCGAACTCTATCAGCAGGCCTTCCTTAATGATATTGAGGACCCACTAGGAGTTGGAAATGGCCTGCCAATGGGGAAAAATTTTGCGAGCCTTCCCCCCACCGGGTCGGAGACATTGCTTATCTTGCTGAGGCTGTTGCTGGGGAACCAGGAAGTCCATCTTCCAGTTTTACCCTTTCCCCTTGTCTGGGGGGTCTGGGATTGTGGGACACAAAAAAACGCTTTTTGGGAGGCTTTTGCTCAGGAAGGGCTTTTCTCTTGTCTGTGGCCCTCTCTATGTTTTTGGCCCTGCTCTGGATGAAATCTTATTTGCCCTTAATAAAGGGGATTGAACACAATTTAACTTTCCCCGCTCCACATTTTGAGTCATAGAGCCCTTCTGGCTGAATTAGACTGGACTAGGGACCTGTTGGCAATCCTGATTGATTCCATAGATGCAGCCACCAGAAAAGCCTGAAGCTCTTTGGAGAACAGGAAGGGAATCCAGTAGTTCACCCCTTGATGTACCCTGGGATATATGATTTTCCAATTCATCAAGCCATCTGTAGAGAGCTCTGGCTACACAGGTGGAGGCGATACTAGATCTTAACGCAGAGGTGGACATCTCCCAGGATTTTTTCAGCAGACTAtttttttatccataggatccttcaattgtgaagaatcctcaaaggggagtgagatttttttagccactctagccacctgaaTGTCCACCTTAGGAATCTCCCAAGCAGGGGAATTATCATCCAAGGGAAACCTATGTTTCAACTCTGAGGGGGTGGATAGGCGTTTTTCTGGAAGTTCCCATGCCTGAGCTATCAGGTCCAGAATGTTTTTATGAACTGGAAAGGCCATACGTTTCCCTGCTTTCAAGcgcccaaacatttcatcctgaatGGACTGTGGTactgactcctcctccaacccCATAGTAGCACGCACTGTGCCTACCAACTCTTCTATATATTCTGAAGAGAAAAAGTATTTTCTAGCCTCTGAAACTCTGAAGGACGAAGATTCTTCCCATTTTTCACAGGATGAGGGATAAGAGTGTTCGGACTCAAAGTCAGAGTCCACTATCTCAATCTTCTGTTTTTTAGAGGAAGATGGCCCTGGAAGgaatggtggtggaggaggggtaAAGGTGGCTAAGGAGGACTGCACCTCCTGCTTGACCAGTGAATGGATCTCCTCGATGAGATAGGACTGTTCTGCCCTGACTACTTTGTCTGTGCATGCCTGTCAGAGCTTCTTTTCTCAGCTTCTTATTGCAGACAGCTCATTTTGGAGGCTTTTTAGCAGGGGTACTGTGGGCAGACTTGTCTCCCTACAAAAAGAGGGAGAGTATTGTAAGTAGAGGGACCTTAATCTACCAAGCCCCTAACCTAGGACTCACCCAATATCCGACTTACAGGAGCAGCGTGGGGCTCTGCAGATACAGGGCAGGAAGCACCATCCATACTGGGTATCAGTCTTACCTGGAAGGTGTCTTCGGGCAGGTTTAAATAATTGTAAACCCTGCCCCAGCGTGCTAGGCGTTTCCCTTCTTCCCCCAGGGTCAGGAGCAGGCTTTGGCGAACCTTTGCATGCTCAGCACGCTGTTCAGCAGTTCCGGACCCAGAAGTGCATGCGTTCCACCATGGAACGAAAGGCATGGAAGTGACGCATCTCTCACAGCAACGTCACTTCCTGGACACCGAACAGTGTGTAAAAGAGGAAGAATGACCGGAGAGCTACGGGAGGCCTCTGGTCGGAGATCACCGGCCCACTTTACCCCCCATGTGGGAACGCAGGTGAGCCGGGAAGGTCCCGAGGCCAACTGGTGATGGGATCAGAACGGAGGAGGAGGGACGAACCCATGACCACCACTGCCCAGTTTTAAACAAAAAAGATAAGGTACGCTGCAGTCACCGGCCCCTACAGCATGCGATAACTTCTCCATGCCCCTTGggcgacaggaaagacactggagaGTTGGAagggcttttaacctcttgtgcttcctgtcccccagtaGGGTGTGGAGATAACCTCCCATGCTGTCATGGATGGTGACTAgagaaaaattttatttttgtcCTCAACATAGCAATATATCCTCCTAGGTGGGTATAAATCCTCATGGTGATTTTCAAATTGTGATGTAGCTTTGAAAATAGACATATATCATTGGTTAAAAGTAAATTTAATAGTTTCATATATTTCATTAAGATATTTCTGAAAGTCCAACAACTCAACCTGAATACCTGTCCAGAGGAGGAAGACACTAACGCATGTCGGAAGTGGTGGAATACATAGACAAGATCCTCCTCCAATGCACCCATGACTATGTTTGCATAAGCTGGCACCATATTGGCCCCCATTGCGGTGCCACGCCATTGTAAATAATAATCACCGAATAAAAAATAGTTCTCTCTCAAAATTATGGTCAAAACTTCAATAATAAATTTCTTTCCTTCCACTGATATATATTTTCTGAACCCAATTTTTTCCTACTGCTTTCAGAACCCTATCATGGTCTATAGACGCATACAATGAGACAACATCAAACGATGCTAATATTATCTCCCAATTAAGACATACTCTTTGTAATTTATTTAGAAAATCAGTGGTAACTTGGATAAATGTGGTCGCTTTTTTGCAATCGGGGTTCAGAATTTTTTCAAGAAACGTCTCCATTCTACTAAATAATGAGTCCACCCCTGAGACTATTATACGTCCCAGTGGGTTTTCTAGAGTCTTATATATTTTTGGGATAATATACTGTACGGTGTTCTGGGGTTCTCAACTAATAAGTAATCCAACAGATCTTGATCAATAATTTGCACATTTAGTGCTTCCTGTAGACATTTCTTAATGAGCTTTAAAACCTGGAATTTGGGATCCCCGTCCAGTCTCTGATACACATCCCCATCACTTAATTGTCTGTTAACTTCTAAGATACTGTATATTTATCCTTGTCCATGATGACAACAACCCCACTCTTATACGCGTGTTTGATTATAATGTCATCGTCATGGACAAGTTAATTTAATGCCTTAAATTCTTCCTCAGTAAGATTAGGGCGTGTATAACcatctcccactttattttttagAGTTTCTATGTCCTGTTTTAACGCTTTTATGCATGCATCTATGGCTGCTGAATTCGTTGGGGAAACAAAACTACTTTTAGTTCTCAATGCTACTTGGGATAGATCAAATTCACttatttttactttttcccacagaTTTGAAACTATTGAACCATTCTTTTAATTTGATTGATCTGAAAAACTGTTCCAGGTCAATTTGAAGTTGGAACCAATTCACATGAGTACATGGGCTAAAGGATAAACCCTTACTAAGTACAGAGATTTGTGAGTCAGTAAGTACCTTTTTGGATTTATTTACTACTAGTTCTGTTCCTTTCTTCTTAGTGTCGCTTGTCTTTGTGGCTGGGATCTGTTTTTCTCTTGTTTCCCATTTCTGCTGACGATGGTGACGCTTGCCTCCTCGTCCTTTTGTGCTACCATGGTTTCTTATTGGATTGTCCATGTCTGTAATAAATAAAGTCATTAGCAACAGATAAAAACCCAGTcctgattaaaggtaccgtcacacatagcgacgctgcagcgataccgacaacgatccggatcgctgcagcgtcgctgtttggtcgctggagagctgtcacacagacagctctccagcgaccaacgatcccgaggtcccgggtaaccagggtaaacatcgggtaactaagcgcagggccgcgcttagtaacccgatgtttaccctggttaccatcctaaaaagtaaaaaaacaaacgctacatacttacctaccgctgtctgtcctcggcgctctgcttctctggtctggctgtgagcgccgggcagccagaaagcagagcggtgacgtcaccgctctgctttccggctgaccgacgctcacagccagagcaggaggagagcagagcacagcgctggaggacagacggctgtaggtaagtatgtactgtttgttttttttacttttaggatggtaaccagggtaaacatcgggttactaagcgcggccctgcgcttagttacccgatgtttaccctggttaccagcaaagacatcgctgaatcggtgtcacacacgccgattcagcgatgtctacggggagtccagcgacgaaataaagttctggactttcttccccgaccagcgacatcacagcaggggcctgatcgctgctgcctgtcacactggacgatatcgctagcgaggacgctgcaacgtcacggatcgctagcgatatcgtctagtgtgacggtaccttaagtcctagtCAGGTttgtgtcctgatgaagaggtcctgcgctgACCTCGAAGCGCGTTGACTATGTAAACCTGTTAAAATAATGTTTCTAAGGATAATTTTCGCTTAAATTAAATATCAGCAGTGCATCCAGTGACACTTCACCCGGATATGTTCTATGTAATTTATTTACATTAACATCAATTCTCTCCTTAAACACAGTCCATTCTTCCACTTTTGTGCACTTGAATTTTATGCTCTAACTCTCCAATACCATCTTGTAAGTTTCTAATCTCCAACTGCAAAAATTCTATGTTTAAAAGGATTACATCCATGGCATATTTATTGGAGATCATGGAGAACCATGTGCAAAAAAATGAATTCCCGGTGAACAAATTAGGACGTACATTTGACCGTAATCCCCTCATAATCTTAAGTTTCTTACAATATTGTTCCAATGTGGTAAGATGCAATTGTAAAGTAAATAGGTGTTTCATATCACTTTCATTTTTACGCTTTATATCCTGAATGTAGAGTGTGTTGAGAAAGATTGCATCACCCTCCATTCCAAGAATCCTTTCCTCATCCTCAGTAGTATAATTGAATACGCCGGGTTCCAAAGTCTTTTTTGTTTTGCGGTCCACAATAAgtagattagaaaaaaaaaaaaaacaggtaaacATACCACTTGTTCAAAAATTTCTGGATGTAAATGTATATAGAAAATTGGAACAGTACAATATTACAACATCGGGTGCAAAGGCCTCCCCAGCAATTCAAATACTTGCCAAAAAAAAGTCCATAAACAGGAAAAAGGAAGGCAACACTTCAGATAGTTTTGGGTGAAAAAGTGGTTTTTATTCATACACACATGGCGTGGTACATATATATGTAATCAGTAACGTGCACTGATAGATATGATCCCATATATCTTCATCTGTGGTGTCCTGCAGCTGGGGTCACATTTATCAGTGCACAATACTGACCAGCCTTGTCAGTATCTATCTGAAAGCACCATGAGATTTATGGCAGCTGCTTTGAAGTCTTTTACAGATCTGGTGATGCTTGGGCAACTCACACTGAAGGTGACCCGACCTGTGTAAAAGTTCAAGCAGTCGCCATAAACCTACTGTGCCTCAAATAGAGACTGAAGATATAGCACAAGAATCTGGCCTGGTCTTATCAACAGGGGAGCAGAGTCCTGTTCACTACCTCACTGAACAGTGCAAACAACTCTGGGCGGTACAGGCAGAAGTCtgagctgttacttacagcaccACTGAGTCCTGTCTGGATGGAAGAAGCAGCGATGTGCGTCCTGGCTTGGTGTTTATGCACTATACTGGAGGCAGCTGTagcaggtacagtgccggcacccaGCGTTCCAGTGGTCATATACTCCGCTTCAACCCTCCCAGCACAGCCCATCCCTTGGTGTAAAGAACAGACTGCGATAATGGAGGGAGATTGTGTCTCCCTGCACTACCACAAAGCTCTACCCATAGAGGCGAGCTGTGTACGCTCATAAAGGTAAGGGTAGCGTTGCTCCAGATGTACCTCTGTGCACGGGGCCCAGGGCAACGGCACCCTCTCcttccctggtagctacgctactgactgtTAGATttgcagtgattttatcaaaacagcagcaagaagcccagtaagtgacacataagagaattcagggtctctgctcctacatcattctGATTGAACAACACATAGAAAAAcaaaagtgcaatagggtcttatctggtgtGTTTATGGGGAATCAGGGTGCTGGGAATTACTCAAACAACTTGATAATGTCAACTACTGCAGACCCACAGATTTTGTGGCTTGTCCTGATGATTTTGAAATGCGTTGACACAGTAAACATGACAGAAATATCCGGTATTTCTTGGTTTCATCTACTGGTATCTTTGGTAGTGCAGGGAACCCAATTTCTCCATTATTTCttctacattgtgctgctctcagatggggatgCAAAAACAGGGTGTCAGATTCCCATATGAAAACCTCTGCTGCCGATCGCTTAGCAGGCAGAGGCACTGAGCTTCTGCATATGCACAGAAAAGTGTACAGGTCCAATAGGAAGTCTATGAGCTCGTACTCCACTCCGTATACAGGCTCATAGAATTTTTACTGCACATCATAATTTACATGCTTGTCATTAAAATATTGTGGCGTGTAAGCAGCTGGTTTCTAGGTACAGAAGAAAACACCTTTTTACTTCTTATATAATAAAAagtcattaaaggaaacctgtcacctaaaaaaaacactattaacctgcatatatggggttaatctgcaggttaatagcattcagaAGCCATGTGTCCGGCACACTTAAAGCCCGGCTGCattgaggaaattaactttatttctcccggcAGCCTTAGTCTTTCAGTCACAGAGGCGGGGCTTAGCTGTGCATTAGTACAGAACTGGCTGTCAGTCACTGCTGGAGTGGGGTTACAGCCACCACttactacagtgccttgcaaaagtattcggctccctgaacttttcaaccttttcccacatatcatgcttcaaacataaagataccaaatgtaaatttttggtgaagaattaatatcaagtggaacacagttgtgaagttgaacgaaatttattggttattttaaatttttgtggaaattcaaaaacggaaaagtggggcgtgcaatattattcggccctttaacttaatactttgttgcgccaccttttgctgtgattacagctgcaaatcgcttggggtatgtttctatcagttttgtacatcgagagactgaaactcttgcccattctttcttggaaaacagctcaagctcagtgaggtttgatggagatcgtttgtgaacagcagttttcagctctttccacagattctcgattggattgaggtctggactttgacttggccattctaacatctggatacgtttatttgtgaaccattccattgtagattttgcgttatgtttgggatcattgtcttgttggaaggcaaaTCTCCATCTCAGTCTCAGGTCGTTTGCAGACTCCAGCAGGCTTTCTTcgtttttggtttcatctgactagagcaccttcttccacatgtttcgtgtgtctcccaggtggcttgttgcaaactttaaacaacactttttatggatatcttagagaaatggctttctttttgccactcttccataaaggccatatttgtgcagtgtacgactgattgttgtcctatcgtcagactgtcccacctcagctgtagatctctgcagttcatccagagtgatcatgggcctcttgacagcatctctgatcagtcttcttgtttgagatgaaagtttagagggacggccgggtcttggtagatttgcagtggtatgatactccttccatttcaatatgatcagtgctccttgggatgtttaaagttttggaaatcattttgtatccaaatccggctttaaacttttccacaacagtatcacggacctgcctgttgtgttccttggtcttcatgatgctctctgtgcttcaaacggaaccctgaggctatcacagagcaggtgcatttatacggagacttgattacacacagatggattatatttatcatcattaggcatttaggacaacattggatcattcagagatccacaatgaacttctggagagagtttgctgcactgaaagtaaaggagccgaataatattgcatgccccacttttcagtttttgaatctccacaaaaatgtaaaataaccaataaatttcgttcaacttcacaattgtatttcacttgttgttgattcttcaccaaaaatttacatttggtatctttatgtttgaagcatgatatgtgggaaaaggttgaaaagttccagggagccgaatattttTGCAAGGTGCTTTATGTAtggagcggtgactgaagccgtgCCTCTAAGACTGAAAGCCCAAGGCTGCCGGGAGAATTAAAGTTCATTTACTCCCGTCAGTCTGGCTTTCAGTGTGGCTGCCACATGGCGTTAGAACGGAactaacttgcagattaaccccttatctgcaagggttaatagtgttttttttccaCATGAAAGGTTCCCTAAAAAAACATGGCGCCACTTTTTCCCAGGCAGGCACACATTTATCACTGACCTTTCATAAATAGATGCCCAAGTGAACACACATCATGGAAAATGGAGGTTTCTCAAAGCCACAAATTTTAATCTTGATCCTTCAGTTTTGGCACTTGCTTCCCATCTCTGTGCACTTTTAAGTCCATTGTGAGAAAAGCGCAATACAAATGTTTGTTGTTGTCTGCTATTAACAAGAAAAGATGCACCAAGCACTTTACTAACTTTACTTTactaacatttttatttatttcaccTTTGAAGATAATATTACATCTAACATCCAAGTGTGGCAAAATGTTGAAGTCGGGCATCCACTTGTGCCTACTGTGGTTTTCTGCGACTATCCTCATTAGCATTAACCATGGCCAGAGATATAAACAAGCAAAATCACCTCTTTTGCAGAATAGACCTTTTATTGCAATTTGGAACGCACCTACACAGCAATGCAAACAACGATATAAAATTGACTTGGATCTCACCGTCTTTGATATAGTTGTAAACCCCAATGAAACCCTGAGCGGTCAGAATGTAACAATATTTTATCATACTCACCTGGGATATTATCCATATGTTACTGATGATGGGGAGTCTGTATATGGTGGTGTGCCACAAAATGGAAGCTTCGAGAACCATTTTACTAAGGCTGTACAAGATATTACCAGCAGAATACCAGCTGAGGATTTCCATGGTCTTGGAGTTATTGACTGGGAGAACTGGAGACCACAGTGGGATAGAAACTGGGGAATTAAAAGTATCTACAGAAATAAATCAATGATGTTGGTAGAGGCTCGCCATCCAGATTGGCCTATAAACTTAatcacaaaacaggctaaggaagaaTTTGACACTGCTGCAAGGAGCTTCATGAGAGATTCTGTTATTCTAGCTCGTGAGATTAGGCCACAAGGCCATTGGGGATACTACCTGTTTCCTGATTGCTACAATTATGATTATAAGGAGGATCCTTATACAGGAGAATGTCCAACAATTGAAATAAAGCGAAACGACTACCTGCAGTGGATGTGGGAATATAGCAGTGCACTTTTCCCTTCCATCTATTTGGACTATGTTCTTCAGTCAAGCTCAAATAGTAAAAAATTTGTCCATCATCGTCTTAAAGAAGCAATTCGAGTTGCGTCAATGTCAAAAAGACCATATGAACTTCCAATTTATGCATATGCAAGGCCTTTCTACGCATTAACGCTTTATACTCTATCTCAGGTAAGTGTATTATTAGTTAGTTTGCACATGAATTGAAATATAAAAATGAGAATTGTTGGTGTATGAATAATTCAAACATTCACAGGACCTGCTGATTCTGTCAGCCACGTATTGTGTCTTGGGGTGCTTCTTTCCACAGTGGCACATGTCATGGGGAAATTAGCATCAAGCATGTTGGATTCTACAATGCTAAATCTTTTTTTTCTCAAAGTATATCAGCCCCCATTAAACAAGTCTTGTGctcttgcagcgccccagggtcctggtcgttgcagtaatatcattctcctaatAGGGGGGAGTGAGGTTACGTCTGATGGCAGTAAAGGAAATcttcttaccaggtatcacaaaccatacaccacacttcacactccagtccgccagagggagctatgctcctatctattagggcactcttcacaattaggcaaaactggtgggctggataggaagttaggcagaagctgactgggcttcacccaggcagcacccgtcaggcagacagggggaatgaggaacatctaagagctgcagacagagtggtccctgacaggggtggcatcctgtcagaggcctagatagaaggccacggagctgcgcctgcccgacgtggggcagcatcctaagaaaggactcgaagggaattgtgttgtagcgggtgagaaacgaagtcatagcacaggagaggaaaccagaaggagttctgccctgtaaaaggctgcctcctttctgaggcgcagaagccggtagccagaacaccgtgggagtaaggatctctacgctttacttcagagactggcaggacagttaattccacgttggctgcccgaccttatacccaggaggcacggtggcaacttgtgggggctggggcgtgatagggtccctgtaaaaagcctcaggccatcagtcatacgataAACCTACAAAGAGGGCACCGGAGGTAAATGCTCCGTCATAATACATATCATAGAcacccaaaagagaaatggacactagagcttaaaattaaacaattttattaaagaaccatatgaaaaaatacaaaaaatgca contains:
- the HYAL4 gene encoding hyaluronidase-4, giving the protein MLKSGIHLCLLWFSATILISINHGQRYKQAKSPLLQNRPFIAIWNAPTQQCKQRYKIDLDLTVFDIVVNPNETLSGQNVTIFYHTHLGYYPYVTDDGESVYGGVPQNGSFENHFTKAVQDITSRIPAEDFHGLGVIDWENWRPQWDRNWGIKSIYRNKSMMLVEARHPDWPINLITKQAKEEFDTAARSFMRDSVILAREIRPQGHWGYYLFPDCYNYDYKEDPYTGECPTIEIKRNDYLQWMWEYSSALFPSIYLDYVLQSSSNSKKFVHHRLKEAIRVASMSKRPYELPIYAYARPFYALTLYTLSQIDLVHTIGESAAMGAAGVVLWGGSDYSSTVDSCNLVKKFIGGPFGHYIVNVTKAAKLCSKVLCNKNGRCVRKNEHSAAYLHLNPKNFKIKTHLSGKGHYVTGHHGKQDVKYMKRKFVCQCFEGWTGMFCEFPQFEAINLKSKISHNGSSLPFHSFSIFCVMLQTIMLLRVYN